A genomic window from Acidobacteriota bacterium includes:
- a CDS encoding trimethylamine methyltransferase family protein, translated as MRPSLRLLDDTLIQRIVGEARDILCGLGVEIHNKPVLEMLAGHGAAVNLDAWHVLLTPDIIDRALSTVAHSFKLYDALGNETHDFADSNVYFTPGSAAINILDEDGVRSRKPTTADYVKYAKLVSGLANIASQSTALIPADVHERISDSYRLYLSLLYGEKPVVTGAFTIEAFEVMKDLLLAVRGSAQALKEKPLAVFSCCPTAPIKWSDVTSQNLVDCARWSIPVEFISMPLSGFMAPVTLVGSLIQQTAETLSGIVISQFTSPGHPILYGGSPAIFDVRFETTPMGAIETMMLDCANSEIGKSLGLPTQAYISLSDAKQLDAQAGLETGIGAVLAALSGINSISGPGMLDFESCQSLEKLVVDNEICGMTARLLRGIEPREDFPSMPLFRALLREKHLLIAKHTRRHLREEIAFPGPVIDRANQARWLEDGGFTLRERAVREVARLIASYTPSRVSDQVRQDLTSVMEREARRYGMESLPAREQ; from the coding sequence ATGAGACCGAGCTTGAGGTTGCTGGACGACACCTTGATCCAGCGCATTGTCGGCGAGGCGCGCGACATCCTGTGCGGCCTGGGCGTGGAGATCCACAACAAGCCCGTCCTGGAGATGCTGGCCGGCCACGGGGCCGCGGTGAACCTGGACGCGTGGCACGTCCTTCTCACGCCGGACATCATCGATCGCGCACTCAGCACCGTGGCGCATTCGTTCAAGCTGTACGACGCGCTCGGCAACGAGACGCACGATTTCGCCGACAGCAACGTCTACTTCACGCCGGGCTCGGCGGCCATCAACATCCTTGACGAGGACGGCGTCAGGAGTCGGAAGCCGACGACGGCCGACTACGTGAAGTACGCCAAGCTCGTCAGTGGCCTGGCGAACATCGCGTCGCAGAGCACCGCCCTGATTCCCGCCGACGTGCACGAGCGGATCTCGGATAGCTACCGTCTCTATCTCAGCCTGCTCTACGGTGAGAAGCCGGTTGTCACGGGCGCCTTCACCATCGAAGCGTTCGAGGTCATGAAGGATCTGCTGCTGGCCGTCAGAGGCAGCGCGCAGGCCCTCAAGGAGAAACCGCTGGCGGTGTTCTCGTGCTGTCCGACGGCGCCCATCAAGTGGAGCGACGTGACGAGCCAGAACCTGGTCGACTGCGCGCGCTGGTCGATCCCGGTGGAATTCATCTCGATGCCGCTCTCCGGCTTCATGGCGCCGGTGACGCTGGTCGGCAGCCTCATCCAGCAGACCGCCGAGACGCTCAGCGGCATCGTGATCAGCCAGTTCACCAGCCCCGGACATCCCATCCTGTATGGCGGTTCGCCGGCCATCTTCGACGTGCGCTTCGAGACGACGCCAATGGGCGCGATCGAGACGATGATGCTCGACTGCGCCAACAGCGAGATCGGAAAGTCGCTGGGCCTGCCCACGCAGGCCTACATCTCGCTGAGCGATGCCAAACAGCTCGATGCGCAGGCGGGGCTCGAAACCGGGATTGGGGCGGTGCTGGCCGCCTTGTCCGGGATCAACAGCATCTCGGGTCCGGGCATGCTCGACTTCGAGAGTTGCCAGAGCCTCGAGAAGCTTGTCGTCGACAACGAAATCTGCGGCATGACCGCGCGGCTGCTGCGGGGCATCGAGCCGAGAGAGGATTTCCCGTCGATGCCGCTGTTCCGGGCACTGCTTCGGGAGAAGCACCTCTTGATTGCGAAGCATACGCGCCGACATTTGCGCGAGGAGATCGCGTTTCCGGGCCCGGTCATCGACCGCGCCAATCAGGCGCGCTGGCTCGAAGACGGGGGATTCACGCTGCGCGAACGGGCCGTGCGGGAAGTGGCACGTCTGATTGCCAGTTACACGCCTTCGCGGGTGTCGGACCAGGTGCGACAGGATCTGACGTCGGTGATGGAGCGCGAGGCCCGACGCTATGGCATGGAGTCCCTGCCGGCGCGCGAGCAATGA